One Nostocoides sp. HKS02 genomic window carries:
- the tyrS gene encoding tyrosine--tRNA ligase: MTNILDELKWRGLVAQTTDESALRQALADGPITAYCGFDPTAPSLHFGNLVQLIVMRHLQRAGHRVICLVGGSTGLIGDPRPTAERVLKTKEQTADWVARIQEQVRPFLDFEGDNPAIMVNNLDWTAPLSALDFLRDIGKHFRVNQMVRKDAVAARLSSEEGISYTEFSYQILQGLDYLQLYRDYGCTLQTGGQDQWGNLTAGSDLIHRVEGASVHLLTTPLITDSSGTKFGKSEGNAIWLSADMTSPYAFYQYWINIEDASAVTLLKVFTDRTAEQIAELERSLADKPFLREAQKALAADVTSLVHGPAATAAVQAASEALFGRGDVRQLDARTLADATAELPGGEVKAGMTVTDALVAVGLVESRNAARRVIGDGGASLNNVRLTDPEQPLGEADFLHGQVALFRRGRKSLAAGRRAP; encoded by the coding sequence GTGACGAACATCCTCGACGAGCTGAAGTGGCGAGGGCTGGTGGCGCAGACCACCGACGAGTCCGCGTTGCGCCAGGCCCTCGCGGACGGCCCGATCACGGCGTACTGCGGGTTCGACCCGACGGCCCCGTCGCTGCACTTCGGAAACCTCGTGCAGCTGATCGTCATGCGCCACCTGCAACGTGCCGGTCACCGGGTGATCTGCCTCGTGGGCGGTTCGACCGGGTTGATCGGGGATCCGCGGCCGACGGCCGAACGCGTCCTGAAGACCAAGGAGCAGACCGCCGACTGGGTGGCTCGCATCCAGGAGCAGGTGCGCCCATTCCTCGACTTCGAGGGTGACAACCCCGCGATCATGGTCAACAACCTGGACTGGACCGCACCGCTGTCGGCGCTGGACTTCCTGCGCGACATCGGCAAGCACTTCCGCGTCAACCAGATGGTCAGGAAGGACGCGGTGGCGGCGCGGTTGAGCTCCGAGGAGGGGATCTCCTACACGGAGTTCAGCTACCAGATCCTCCAGGGGCTCGACTACCTGCAGCTCTACCGCGACTACGGGTGCACCCTGCAGACCGGTGGACAGGACCAGTGGGGCAATCTCACGGCGGGCTCGGACCTCATCCACCGCGTCGAGGGGGCGTCCGTCCACCTGCTCACGACCCCGCTGATCACCGACTCCTCGGGCACCAAGTTCGGCAAGAGCGAGGGCAACGCGATCTGGCTGTCGGCGGACATGACCAGTCCGTACGCCTTCTACCAGTACTGGATCAACATCGAGGACGCCTCGGCGGTCACCCTGCTCAAGGTGTTCACCGACCGGACGGCCGAGCAGATCGCCGAGCTCGAGCGTTCGCTGGCGGACAAGCCCTTCCTCCGGGAGGCGCAGAAGGCCCTCGCGGCCGACGTGACCAGCCTCGTCCACGGCCCGGCAGCCACTGCCGCGGTCCAGGCCGCCTCGGAGGCCCTGTTCGGACGAGGGGACGTGCGGCAGCTGGACGCACGCACCCTCGCTGACGCCACCGCTGAGCTCCCGGGCGGTGAGGTGAAGGCGGGCATGACGGTCACGGATGCCCTCGTCGCCGTCGGTCTCGTCGAGTCGCGGAACGCGGCCCGGCGGGTGATCGGTGACGGGGGAGCGTCTCTGAACAACGTCCGGCTCACCGACCCGGAGCAGCCGCTGGGGGAGGCGGACTTCCTCCACGGCCAGGTGGCCCTGTTCCGCCGGGGCCGCAAGTCCCTGGCGGCCGGCCGACGCGCGCCCTGA